A part of Paramisgurnus dabryanus chromosome 15, PD_genome_1.1, whole genome shotgun sequence genomic DNA contains:
- the obsl1b gene encoding obscurin isoform X6 translates to MDVFGGAPRFLAYPRPVVVQSGTDAVLKCQIGGDPRPAVIWERNNEKIHPEGKYRVFEDGNVYNLIITSVTLEDSGQYICKAKNCIGETYAAATLKVEGEAQELELREENKPRFLIKPLSTRVGRGEDAMFSCKLWGKPRPEVMWEKDGKKLNEIFESTHFSVSYQDGGWFQLKIFKTRAPDGGVYTCKARNEFGESLAGAVLLVDAGPGHEDEGNRNGYTNTHWKSHQGKQRSGRQVAARHNPLPNTAKVKMFAVTEGKHAKFRCYVTGKPKPEILWRKDGRLILSGRRYLLYEDREGYFTLKVLYCKQQDNGVYVCSASNTAGQTLSAVHLIVKEPLVRFKQPLNDLQVWERDLAVLECEVPEDSVPITWYLEDRRLQPGAKYGMEEWGTKRRLTIRDIGVDDDGIYLCEMADGGRSIAEVAVKGTIVRKLPRKVDVLEGENAAFCAEVEAEEMDIHWYKDGTELRETHQTILKSFGRTHILVFVNTTTLDSGLVTFYVGRSKTSSQLRVKAARHCPPSCPIGVQINTERANAALLSWFPAQDSRKNPPSGYIIERKEVGSQEWLQCLTTDTATAVEILGDSVPCEADYRFRICSVNKYGRSGNVEFPRAVHLVPVARIQAPLQDALVPEGQDACFSIELSASVIGTWFLNGNQLQDDERFSIRRTRTHQSLRIRGVRETDNGAEITFIAYGIRDSAALYIQAPLVKFTPLSEMDRNKFVESGNPIVLYCELSNPEVPVRWYKNGVELHSTEGLHIQAEGTMRRIVIQSADFANSGVYSCDAIDDVIRFNVEVEAPPVRFSVLPDVERNKSTEAGSTMTLQCELSDPLAQVSWYKDGVKLLPEKGLDIKSEGKMRKLIVQSTEFYHSGVYSCKTRGDAVHFNVEVKAPPVRFSAVPKEKLRICNEAGCPIVLQCEISESAAQVHWHKDGDQLLVESGADFLSEGCMRTLSIQSAQLSHAGVYTCTTKDDVIKFHVDIKAAPVRFSAVPDAEKSICTEAGGCFELRCKVSDPKVHVCWFHNDVEIKTETGLDIQSEGDVRKLIVESAEPRHSGLYRCETSDDAVQFIVDIKELPVMFSALPETVKTQLFEADYSTDLHCEISDPSAKEFCYKDGVELISKSPPHIKSECTKKTLAVKTAQTSNSGWYNSVRTDDAIQFNVQDQVPAKTFLAVPEDEKTKSTDETEPVALHCEILDPVPYIYQAKDEKEKVMIQAAAKSEPEVCLDESKETVGKLPETSVFDECLIQKEPDVPIRFEMDQAELSHYEVCSGETYDDPCTVDIKEEIFRQSESEHEAEIRCEADNTKFAEERPGKNSEIQRNPSVSIPTTFRFIDEEPKLQPKTLERKISPFHVEGSNHIKMQESPLDYDVLSYKVDVEASRTNSPPICETDESLPVDPDSSSVLLIENSKHMTQDQSISCQQVGTKMISHNPTRKELVQSAETCLSAPCKTDAKDQSIVYQEKIKDNLSPQPEEHVRKEDLFTQPSEAKGVTPIESDSPVDLRISRLDSPLKDEIQLYFQNGYETQTEEGVQKTIVPASDLGHSGVHDYKTMDDDIIFKVDVKATSLQKSTTHDTERSMSIGEKDNTYYPQPELSSTMTEVSWYKEGEELHEQCDIVTHSEGTFTALVIKSDESSHSGLHACEMDEVTALCAVDPPELSVAPSVKFSTVPDSQRTKCIESGGPFKLQCEVSDPDAQVWWYKDGNEVLPQDGLIILSNGAIRTLSVETAELYHSGTYSCQTNNDGITFHVEIKAPPPKFIPVSEEETNKSTEVGSSIVLKCELSDANAQVLWCKDGTELSPNSGLDFQRDGNMRKLTVQSAQLSDTGNYTCHVPGDTISFKVHVQPPPVRFSKLPEIARNKFIEAGCPIILQCEISDPTSQVCWLKDGVQLQQQTGLDIQSEGTMRTVIIQSAEPKHSGIYSCEAVDDRIAFKVDVAAPPVTFAYISEDDLHRNIVEQDNLLLYCEVSRSDAVAQWYKDGVEIKSTDNVLVEVENVVRRLIILSAQLSDSGTYTCRAGDNALIFKVNVREPPVMIVYPKEDVHLDRHVPEEIVLSCELSRSNGKVTWYKDGQKLQESENIKLKAEGPYRRLKILHSGIEDSGEYVCDTADDSIFFNLTIKEPPVRIISPSQSQMELCQQTSERMVLSCEISRPNAVVRWYRDGLEVEESNSLILEVDSVYRRLIIPKPTVKDSAEYVCDTADDSVTFIVNIAEPPVRFIRPRKMAYGVEKLVGDTLVLECEVSRANAEVSWKREGEEIDENSNVTIIEDGASRQLIIHSAASEDAGQYVCDARDDVMDFLVKIKEPPLTIMRKADIETKLHFLESDAIVLKCEISRANGVVSWLKDNERIEGKEHFICEEEGTFRSLIVLSADLNDSGEYICHTQDDKVVFSVTVEGMTWLNKKINDDVPFCSFLPKKAPVSIIGNSEKPEHHTLNTGDDLVLQCEVSQANATVQWYHNGVLLHEDSRTHLESKHTMRKLVIPDLQTSDSGEYICDAIDDKMITMVLVQESPFQFIKKDERTNISAYEEDSVTLRATVNRANAPVKWQRGRDPIRGDRFQSTSDGNTHCLTINPLKRGDTGLYTCHVGSDEMNFSVNVRAIKVKFSKPLENVVGLKGCDVALKCELYTPKGDVQWLKDNQEIVPNRHFTIRAEGRVRSLTIHSVSEDDEGEYACESKDERTIATVVVNIPRIVEFIAELHNITVMEGENATFKCVVSPEDAHLAWFRNSQPISSNEKFHISSTGLCHVLQINNCQVSDSCKLTAEAEGVISRAILQVQEAQVFFTKSMEQAVAEEYSDVTLEVEVSHEKGEVQWMRQGVVIHPGPKFTLKQNGRKRSITIHKLVLSDRGTYSCETLHDRTQARLSVEPRKIKIRKGLAEIQTYERETSSFEVELSHSNVEAVWQKNGHALKNNNRLRMTAKGRVHSLTISNLTLDDTGTYTFSVENIRSSAKLIVKEIPVSILKKLEDSRHPEGAGVTLECELSRHNVDVKWTKNGVQLKPGKNLRIYSMGRKCFLQILKCEQGDTGIYTCDAVDAKTSCSVDVYERELEILQGLEDLDIQEDQNAVFVCEVSLDDVPGEWFKNNEKIKPTSTIKIRQEGTKHFLLICNVKGEDSGEIKFAAKNVESTAYLEVEALPANIVKPLQDKTAVEKTRVVLDCTVTNPRCSIRWYKGPNVILPSERFEICSEGCYRKLVIQQVQLEDEGTYSVQVGNYTSSAKLTVVAQSILIVNDLKDVEVIAPADACFACEVSLPEAKAPTWTLNGQTLHPGPKVVMEKLGTIHRLTLKQTSEEMSGTLCFIIGQAKSTAHLHVRSSH, encoded by the exons ATGGATGTCTTTGGTGGAGCGCCACGGTTTCTGGCCTACCCTCGTCCTGTGGTTGTGCAGAGCGGTACAGACGCAGTTCTGAAATGCCAGATTGGTGGAGACCCCAGACCTGCAGTCATATGGGAACGAAACAATGAGAAAATCCATCCAGAGGGCAAATACCGGGTGTTCGAGGATGGCAATGTCTACAACCTTATCATAACTTCAGTGACGCTGGAAGACAGTGGACAATATATCTGTAAAGCCAAGAATTGCATCGGAGAGACATATGCAGCAGCTACTTTGAAAGTGGAAGGCGAGGCGCAGGAGCTGGAATTGCGGGAGGAAAACAAACCACGCTTTCTCATCAAACCCCTCTCAACTAGGGTTGGACGAGGAGAGGATGCCATGTTCTCCTGCAAGCTGTGGGGAAAACCACGGCCAGAAGTGATGTGGGAGAAAGATGGCAAAAAGTTGAATGAAATCTTTGAGAGCACACATTTTAGTGTCAGCTATCAGGATGGAGGATGGTTTCAGCTAAAGATTTTTAAGACACGGGCACCAGATGGAGGGGTGTACACGTGCAAGGCCCGCAATGAATTTGGAGAGAGTTTGGCAGGGGCCGTTCTGTTGGTGGATGCGGGACCGGGACATGAAGATGAAGGGAACCGTAACGGTTACACGAACACCCACTGGAAATCACATCAGGGAAAGCAGAGAAGTGGAAGGCAGGTTGCAGCAAGGCACAACCCGCTGCCAAACACAGCCAAAGTAAAAATGTTTGCGGTGACTGAAGGGAAGCATGCAAAGTTCCGCTGCTATGTAACCGGGAAGCCAAAACCAGAAATCTTATGGAGGAAAGATGGAAGACTAATCTTGTCGGGCAGACGGTATCTGCTGTATGAAGACAGAGAAGGCTACTTTACACTTAAAGTCCTTTACTGCAAACAACAGGACAATGGAGTCTATGTCTGTTCTGCTTCAAACACTGCAGGACAAACTCTGAGTGCTGTACACCTTATTGTTAAAG AGCCACTTGTGCGATTTAAACAACCACTTAATGACCTGCAAGTATGGGAGAGAGACTTAGCTGTTCTTGAGTGTGAGGTTCCTGAGGACTCTGTTCCAATCACATGGTATTTAGAAGACAGGAGGTTACAGCCAGGAGCAAAATATGGAATGGAGGAGTGGGGGACAAAGCGAAGACTCACAATTCGTGATATTGGAGTTGATGATGATGGGATATATCTCTGTGAGATGGCTGATGGGGGCAGAAGCATTGCTGAGGTAGCAGTCAAAG GCACCATTGTAAGAAAGCTGCCACGAAAAGTTGATGTTCTGGAAGGGGAAAATGCAGCATTCTGTGCAGAGGTTGAGGCAGAGGAAATGGACATTCATTGGTACAAAGATGGAACTGAGTTAAGGGAGACCCATCAAACCATCCTCAAATCCTTTGGAAGGACACATATTTTAGTCTTTGTCAACACCACAACGCTAGATTCTGGTTTGGTCACTTTCTATGTGGGTAGATCAAAGACATCATCTCAACTAAGGGTGAAAG CTGCAAGGCATTGTCCACCAAGCTGTCCTATTGGGGTTCAGATCAACACAGAACGAGCAAATGCTGCCCTCCTTTCCTGGTTTCCAGCACAAGATTCTCGAAAGAATCCACCTTCAGGGTATATAATTGAGAGAAAAGAGGTAGGCTCCCAAGAGTGGCTACAATGCTTAACCACTGACACTGCAACTGCAGTGGAGATCCTCGGTGACAGCGTTCCATGCGAGGCCGACTACAGATTTCGCATATGCAGTGTCAACAAATATGGAAGGAGTGGAAATGTAGAGTTCCCTCGAGCTGTTCACCTTG TTCCAGTGGCCAGGATCCAAGCACCTCTACAAGATGCTTTAGTGCCAGAAGGCCAGGATGCTTGCTTTTCTATTGAGCTCTCTGCTTCAGTTATAGGCACTTGGTTTTTAAATGGAAACCAGCTTCAAGACGATGAGCGCTTCTCCATAAGACGTACACGAACACACCAGTCCCTACGCATTCGTGGGGTACGAGAGACAGACAATGGAGCAGAGATCACCTTCATTGCCTATGGAATTCGAGATTCAGCTGCTCTGTACATACAAG CTCCATTAGTAAAATTCACTCCACTTTCTGAAATGGATCGAAACAAATTTGTGGAATCTGGCAACCCTATAGTGCTCTACTGTGAGCTGTCAAATCCTGAGGTCCCAGTTCGGTGGTATAAGAATGGTGTTGAACTTCATTCAACGGAAGGTCTACACATTCAAGCAGAAGGAACAATGAGGAGGATTGTCATTCAATCAGCTGATTTCGCAAACTCAGGAGTTTATAGCTGTGATGCTATTGATGATGTCATCCGATTTAATGTGGAGGTTGAGG CCCCACCAGTGAGGTTCTCAGTGCTACCAGATGTTGAAAGGAACAAGTCCACTGAAGCAGGATCAACAATGACACTGCAATGTGAGCTCTCAGATCCACTTGCCCAGGTATCCTGGTACAAAGATGGAGTAAAACTCCTGCCAGAAAAAGGACTAGACATCAAATCTGAAGGCAAAATGAGGAAACTGATTGTCCAGTCAACTGAATTTTACCACTCAGGGGTGTACAGCTGCAAGACAAGGGGTGATGCTGTCCACTTTAATGTGGAGGTTAAAG CCCCACCTGTGAGGTTCTCAGCTGTCCCCAAAGAAAAACTGAGAATATGCAACGAAGCAGGCTGTCCCATTGTTCTGCAATGCGAAATTTCAGAATCGGCTGCACAGGTCCATTGGCACAAAGATGGGGATCAGCTCCTTGTAGAATCTGGAGCAGACTTCCTATCAGAGGGCTGCATGAGAACGCTCAGTATTCAGTCAGCACAACTGTCTCATGCTGGAGTGTACACCTGCACAACTAAGGATGATGTCATCAAATTCCATGTGGACATTAAAG CTGCACCAGTGAGGTTCTCAGCTGTTCCAGATGCTGAGAAGAGTATATGCACTGAAGCAGGTGGATGCTTTGAACTCCGCTGTAAGGTCTCAGACCCTAAAGTCCATGTCTGCTGGTTTCACAATGACGTAGAGATTAAGACAGAGACTGGTTTGGATATTCAGTCTGAAGGAGATGTAAGGAAACTGATAGTGGAGTCAGCTGAGCCCAGACATTCTGGATTGTACCGTTGTGAAACATCTGATGATGCTGTCCAGTTCATTGTGGACATTAAAG AGCTACCAGTGATGTTCTCAGCCTTACCAGAGACTGTGAAGACCCAGCTGTTTGAAGCAGACTACTCCACTGATTTACACTGTGAGATCTCAGACCCAAGTGCCAAGGAGTTTTGTTACAAGGATGGTGTAGAGCTCATCTCAAAAAGTCCGCCTCATATCAAATCGGAGTGTACCAAGAAGACATTAGCTGTCAAGACAGCACAGACCTCTAACTCTGGATGGTACAACAGTGTGAGAACGGATGATGCCATCCAGTTTAATGTACAAGACCAAg TGCCAGCAAAGACATTTTTGGCTGTTCCCGAGGATGAGAAGACCAAAAGCACTGATGAAACGGAACCTGTTGCACTACATTGTGAGATCTTGGATCCTGTTCCATACATCTATCAGGCAAAAGATGAGAAGGAAAAGGTCATGATTCAAGCTGCAGCTAAAAGTGAACCTGAAGTTTGTTTAGATGAATCCAAAGAAACTGTAGGGAAGTTACCAGAGACATCTGTTTTTGACGAGTGTCTGATTCAGAAGGAACCAGATGTTCCCATCCGGTTTGAAATGGACCAAG CAGAACTGTCTCACTATGAGGTGTGCAGTGGTGAGACCTATGATGACCCATGCACTGTGGATATTAAAG AAGAGATTTTCAGACAATCAGAATCGGAACATGAAGCTGAAATCAGATGTGAAGCAGACAACACAAAGTTTGCAGAGGAAAGACCTGGAAAAAATTCAGAAATTCAGAGGAACCCCTCAGTCTCCATTCCTACAACCTTCAGATTTATTGACGAGGAACCAAAGCTACAACCAAAGACATTGGAGAGAAAAATTTCCCCTTTCCATGTGGAAGGCTCTAACCATATCAAAATGCAAGAAAGTCCCCTGGATTACGATGTCTTAAGTTATAAGGTGGATGTTGAAG CTTCGAGGACGAACTCCCCACCAATTTGTGAAACGGACGAGAGCTTGCCCGTTGATCCAGACAGTTCCAGTGTACTTCTAATTGAGAACTCTAAACACATGACCCAAGACCAATCTATATCCTGCCAACAAGTTGGGACAAAAATGATATCCCATAATCCCACAAGGAAAGAGCTTGTCCAGTCAGCAGAGACGTGTCTCAGCGCACCGTGTAAGACTGACGCAAAGGATCAATCCATTGTATATCAAGAGAAAATAAAAG ATAACTTGTCTCCTCAACCTGAAGAACATGTTCGCAAAGAGGATTTATTTACACAACCATCTGAAGCTAAAGGGGTCACGCCCATTGAAAGTGATTCTCCAGTTGACTTGAGAATCAGTCGATTGGATTCTCCATTGAAGGATGAAATACAGTTGTACTTTCAAAACGGATATGAGACTCAAACAGAGGAAGGTGTACAAAAAACAATTGTTCCAGCATCAGACTTGGGTCATTCAGGGGTTCATGACTACAAGACAATGGATGATGACATTATATTTAAGGTGGATGTCAAAG CTACATCGCTGCAAAAGTCTACCACCCATGACACTGAGAGGAGCATGTCAATTGGTGAAAAAGATAATACTTATTATCCACAACCTGAGCTATCAAGCACAATGACGGAAGTGAGCTGGTACAAAGAAGGCGAGGAACTCCATGAACAATGTGACATTGTCACCCATTCTGAGGGGACTTTCACAGCTCTTGTTATCAAATCAGATGAATCGTCTCACTCTGGACTACATGCTTGTGAGATGGATGAGGTCACCGCGCTGTGTGCAGTGGACCCACCAG AACTGTCTGTAGCTCCATCTGTGAAGTTCTCCACTGTCCCTGATAGTCAACGGACCAAATGCATTGAGAGTGGAGGACCCTTTAAACTGCAATGTGAGGTCTCAGATCCTGATGCCCAAGTGTGGTGGTACAAAGATGGGAATGAGGTACTGCCTCAAGATGGCTTGATCATTTTGTCCAATGGAGCAATAAGGACCCTCTCTGTGGAAACTGCTGAATTATATCACAGTGGAACATACAGCTGCCAGACAAACAATGATGGCATCACATTCCATGTGGAAATCAAAG CTCCACCACCGAAGTTCATACCAGTCTCAGAAGAGGAAACAAACAAATCAACTGAAGTAGGCTCATCAATTGTTTTGAAATGTGAGCTATCAGATGCCAATGCTCAGGTTCTCTGGTGCAAAGATGGTACAGAACTGTCTCCAAACTCTGGGCTTGATTTCCAAAGAGATGGGAATATGAGGAAACTAACTGTTCAATCGGCACAGCTGTCTGATACGGGAAACTACACCTGTCATGTTCCAGGTGATACCATATCATTCAAGGTGCACGTTCAAC CTCCCCCTGTTAGGTTCTCAAAACTTCCAGAAATCGCAAGAAACAAGTTCATTGAAGCAGGCTGTCCCATTATACTTCAGTGTGAAATCTCAGATCCTACTTCTCAAGTTTGCTGGCTCAAGGACGGAGTCCAACTCCAACAACAAACTGGACTTGACATCCAATCAGAGGGCACTATGAGGACAGTGATCATCCAGTCAGCTGAGCCCAAACATTCAGGCATTTACAGCTGTGAGGCTGTGGATGATCGCATAGCATTCAAGGTGGATGTTGCAG CACCTCCGGTGACATTTGCTTATATCTCAGAAGACGATCTGCATAGAAATATTGTGGAACAAGACAATCTTCTCCTATATTGTGAGGTATCTAGATCAGATGCTGTTGCACAATGGTACAAGGATGGAGTAGAGATAAAGTCAACCGACAATGTCCTTGTAGAGGTAGAAAACGTTGTACGCAGGCTGATCATCCTGTCAGCTCAACTTTCGGATTCTGGTACATATACCTGTCGTGCTGGAGATAATGCCTTAATATTTAAAGTCAATGTAAGAG AGCCCCCAGTGATGATTGTATACCCCAAGGAGGATGTCCACCTTGATCGGCATGTTCCTGAGGAAATTGTCCTCAGCTGTGAACTTTCACGTTCAAATGGAAAGGTGACATGGTACAAAGATGGACAGAAACTGCAGGAGAGTGAAAACATAAAGTTAAAAGCTGAGGGTCCATACAGACGGTTAAAAATTCTGCACAGTGGTATTGAGGACTCTGGAGAATATGTCTGCGACACAGCTGACGATTCAATATTCTTCAATCTAACCATAAAAG AACCGCCAGTCCGTATTATTTCTCCAAGCCAGTCCCAAATGGAACTTTGCCAACAGACATCCGAGAGGATGGTATTGAGCTGTGAAATCTCTAGACCAAATGCCGTTGTGCGCTGGTATCGTGATGGACTCGAAGTGGAGGAGAGCAACAGCTTAATACTTGAGGTTGACAGTGTCTATAGAAGACTTATTATCCCAAAACCTACAGTCAAAGACTCTGCAGAATATGTCTGTGACACCGCAGATGACTCAGTGACCTTCATTGTCAATATTGCAG AACCACCAGTTAGATTTATTCGGCCAAGGAAAATGGCCTATGGAGTGGAGAAACTGGTTGGAGACACGTTGGTCCTTGAGTGTGAGGTGTCTCGAGCAAATGCTGAAGTTAGCTGGAAAAGAGAGGGAGAAGAGATTGATGAAAACAGCAACGTAACTATCATAGAGGACGGAGCAAGTCGACAATTAATCATTCACTCGGCAGCATCAGAGGATGCAGGCCAATATGTCTGTGATGCCAGAGATGATGTAATGGACTTCCTTGTAAAGattaaag AACCCCCTTTGACAATTATGCGAAAGGCTGACATCGAGACAAAGCTGCATTTTCTTGAATCTGATGCCATCGTGCTAAAATGTGAGATCTCAAGAGCAAACGGGGTGGTCAGTTGGCTTAAAGACAATGAGAGGATCGAGGGAAAGGAACATTTCATCTGTGAAGAGGAAGGCACATTTAGATCTTTGATTGTCCTGAGTGCTGACTTGAATGACTCAGGGGAGTATATCTGTCACACACAGGATGATAAAGTCGTCTTCAGTGTTACTGTAGAAGGTATGACCtggttaaacaaaaaaattaatgatGATGTGCCTTTCTGTAGCTTTCTACCCAAGA agGCGCCGGTGTCCATTATTGGGAATTCAGAGAAGCCAGAACACCACACTTTAAACACAGGAGACGACCTTGTCCTACAATGTGAAGTATCACAAGCAAATGCTACAGTTCAGTGGTACCACAATGGAGTTTTACTACATGAAGATTCACGTACACACTTGGAAAGCAAACACACAATGAGAAAGCTTGTGATACCAGACCTTCAAACATCTGACTCTGGAGAGTATATCTGTGATGCCATTGATGACAAAATGATAACTATGGTATTGGTTCAAG AATCACCATTCCAATTCATCAAAAAAGATGAACGAACAAATATTTCAGCCTATGAAGAAGACAGTGTGACACTACGTGCCACTGTAAATAGAGCCAATGCGCCTGTGAAATGGCAGAGAGGTCGTGATCCAATCAGAGGTGATCGGTTCCAGTCCACAAGTGATGGAAACACTCACTGCCTTACCATTAACCCACTCAAGAGAGGTGATACTGGACTGTACACATGTCATGTGGGATCAGATGAGATGAACTTCAGTGTCAATGTTAGAG CAATAAAGGTGAAATTCTCCAAACCACTGGAAAATGTAGTGGGACTCAAAGGTTGCGATGTGGCTTTGAAATGTGAACTATACACGCCAAAAGGAGATGTTCAGTGGCTGAAGGACAACCAAGAGATTGTGCCAAATAGACATTTTACAATCCGGGCTGAGGGCCGTGTGAGAAGCCTCACGATACACAGTGTATCAGAAGATGACGAGGGAGAATATGCTTGTGAATCCAAAGATGAAAGGACAATCGCTACAGTAGTGGTCAACA TTCCCAGAATTGTGGAGTTTATAGCGGAGCTGCACAACATCACTGTCATGGAAGGAGAAAATGCCACATTTAAGTGTGTGGTGTCTCCAGAGGACGCACACTTGGCCTGGTTTAGAAACAGCCAGCCAATTTCATCAAACGAAAAGTTCCACATTTCAAGCACTGGATTATGCCATGTGCTGCAGATCAATAATTGCCAAGTGTCAGACAGCTGCAAGCTGACTGCTGAGGCTGAAGGTGTGATTTCCAGAGCAATCCTACAGGTCCAAG AGGCACAGGTTTTTTTTACGAAAAGCATGGAGCAGGCGGTGGCAGAAGAATACAGCGATGTGACGTTGGAGGTGGAGGTCAGCCATGAGAAAGGGGAAGTGCAGTGGATGAGACAAGGAGTAGTTATACATCCAGGGCCCAAGTTCACCCTGAAGCAGAATGGCCGAAAACGCTCTATCACAATCCACAAGCTCGTCCTTTCAGATCGGGGCACCTACAGCTGCGAAACGCTCCATGACCGCACGCAAGCCAGGCTTAGTGTGGAAC CAAGAAAAATCAAGATCCGAAAGGGTCTAGCTGAGATCCAGACTTATGAGCGAGAGACATCCTCTTTTGAGGTGGAGCTCTCTCATAGCAACGTAGAGGCTGTGTGGCAGAAGAATGGACACGCtctaaaaaacaacaaccgTTTGCGTATGACTGCAAAGGGACGGGTGCACAGCCTCACCATCTCCAACCTGACCTTAGATGACACTGGCACTTACACATTCTCTGTTGAGAACATCAGATCATCAGCGAAATTGATTGTTAAAG AAATCCCAGTATCAATTTTGAAAAAGCTTGAGGATAGTAGGCACCCAGAGGGCGCTGGAGTTACCCTTGAATGCGAGCTGTCACGTCATAACGTAGACGTAAAGTGGACAAAG AATGGAGTTCAGCTTAAGCCAGGAAAAAATCTTCGTATATACTCAATGGGAAGAAAATGCTTTCTACAGATCCTAAAGTGTGAACAGGGAGATACTGGTATATATACGTGCGATGCCGTGGATGCTAAAACATCCTGTTCAGTGGATGTATATG AAAGGGAGCTTGAGATATTGCAGGGTTTAGAGGATCTGGATATCCAAGAAGATCAGAATGCTGTGTTCGTGTGTGAAGTGTCCCTAGATGATGTTCCTGGAGAGTGGTTTAAAAACAATGAGAAGATTAAACCAACCAGCACCATTAAGATCCGCCAGGAAG GTACTAAGCACTTCCTCCTTATATGCAATGTCAAAGGAGAAGACTCTGGGGAGATCAAGTTTGCTGCCAAGAATGTTGAGTCGACAGCTTACCTTGAGGTTGAAG caCTGCCAGCAAACATTGTGAAGCCACTTCAGGATAAAACCGCTGTGGAGAAAACTCGTGTCGTGCTGGATTGCACGGTGACAAATCCCCGTTGCAGTATTCGCTGGTATAAGGGACCGAATGTCATCCTGCCCTCCGAGCGCTTTGAGATCTGCAGCGAGGGATGTTACCGAAAACTTGTGATTCAGCAGGTCCAGCTTGAGGATGAGGGCACCTATAGTGTTCAAGTTGGAAACTACACATCCTCAGCTAAACTTACTGTAGTAG CTCAGTCAATCCTCATAGTGAATGATCTTAAGGATGTGGAGGTAATTGCTCCTGCGGATGCATGCTTTGCATGTGAAGTGTCTTTGCCTGAGGCCAAGGCTCCTACCTGGACACTGAATGGACAGACGCTGCATCCGGGTCCCAAAGTTGTCATGGAGAAACTGGGAACCATCCATAGGCTCACTCTCAAACAGACGTCAGAGGAGATGAGTGGCACGCTCTGCTTTATCATTGGACAAGCCAAAAGCACTGCACATCTGCATGTCAGAA GTAGCCATTGA